A genomic segment from Sphingopyxis sp. DBS4 encodes:
- a CDS encoding acyl-CoA dehydrogenase, with protein sequence MTYTPPTTEQLFVLDHIARIDAMATHEKYAAATPDMVEAIVTGIGDFAAEVYAPLNRVGDTQNPKWQDGKVTMPPGFKEAYRQFVEAGWGSLDGPSEYGGQDLPFTLATVVIEALGTADMGFTLCNILTPGAIHALMAYGTEEQRRTWLPKLITGAWNGTMNLTEPSAGSDVGALRSTAEKITEGEHAGLYKIKGQKIFITFGEHDLTDNIVHLVLARTPGAPEGTRGISLFLVPKYRLDADGNPTISNGVHCASIEHKLGIHGSPTAVMVYGEGEDCLGEIVGDEMGGMKAMFVMMNNARLMVGCQGVQIAERATQQAQRYAAERVQSSLAGSADRAPVTIEHHPDVKRMLWRMRAQTEAARALIYYASAQTDFGKLGDEAAKLRADVLIPLAKAHATDIGCEVASLGVQVHGGMGFIEETGAAQHYRDARIAPIYEGTNGIQAADLVGRKLGLAGGDGVRALIDDIAHGAPDFPQLAELAETCRHVTDWLEQASTPDRLAGSYPYLTMLATATCGWLMATQHRAAKTALDAGEGDTVFLEAKIASTRFYLEQIVPAAVGLAASALAGDAALAPLPAIA encoded by the coding sequence ATGACCTACACGCCGCCCACCACCGAACAGCTTTTCGTCCTCGATCACATTGCGCGCATCGACGCGATGGCGACCCACGAGAAATATGCCGCCGCGACCCCCGACATGGTCGAGGCGATCGTTACCGGAATCGGCGACTTCGCGGCGGAGGTCTACGCCCCGCTCAACCGTGTCGGCGACACGCAGAACCCCAAATGGCAGGACGGCAAGGTCACCATGCCCCCAGGCTTCAAGGAGGCTTACCGGCAGTTCGTCGAGGCGGGCTGGGGCAGCCTCGACGGCCCGTCCGAATATGGCGGACAGGACCTGCCCTTCACCCTCGCGACCGTGGTGATCGAGGCGCTGGGCACCGCCGACATGGGCTTCACCCTCTGCAACATCCTGACCCCCGGCGCGATCCACGCGCTAATGGCCTATGGCACCGAGGAACAGCGCCGGACCTGGCTCCCCAAGCTGATCACCGGCGCGTGGAACGGCACGATGAACCTCACCGAGCCGAGCGCGGGCAGCGACGTCGGCGCGCTCCGCTCGACCGCCGAAAAGATCACCGAAGGCGAGCACGCCGGACTCTACAAGATCAAGGGCCAGAAGATCTTCATCACCTTCGGCGAGCACGATCTCACCGACAATATCGTCCACCTTGTCCTCGCCCGTACCCCCGGCGCGCCCGAGGGGACGCGCGGCATCTCGCTCTTCCTCGTCCCCAAATACCGCCTCGACGCCGATGGCAATCCGACGATCAGCAACGGCGTCCATTGTGCCTCGATCGAACACAAGCTCGGCATCCACGGCTCGCCGACCGCGGTGATGGTTTATGGCGAGGGCGAGGATTGCCTCGGCGAGATCGTCGGCGACGAGATGGGCGGCATGAAGGCGATGTTCGTGATGATGAACAACGCCCGGCTGATGGTCGGCTGCCAGGGCGTCCAGATCGCCGAGCGCGCGACCCAGCAGGCGCAGCGCTATGCCGCCGAGCGCGTCCAGTCGTCGCTCGCGGGTTCGGCCGACCGCGCCCCCGTGACGATCGAGCATCATCCCGACGTCAAGCGAATGCTGTGGCGGATGCGCGCACAGACCGAGGCCGCGCGTGCGCTGATCTATTATGCGTCGGCGCAGACCGATTTCGGCAAGCTCGGGGACGAGGCGGCGAAGCTGCGCGCCGACGTCCTCATTCCGCTCGCCAAGGCGCACGCGACCGACATCGGCTGCGAGGTGGCAAGCCTCGGCGTCCAGGTCCACGGCGGCATGGGCTTCATCGAGGAAACCGGCGCCGCACAGCATTATCGCGACGCGCGCATCGCCCCGATCTACGAAGGCACCAACGGCATCCAGGCCGCCGACCTCGTCGGGCGCAAGCTCGGCCTCGCGGGCGGCGACGGGGTGCGTGCGCTGATCGACGACATCGCGCACGGCGCCCCCGATTTCCCGCAGCTCGCCGAGCTTGCCGAGACCTGCCGCCACGTCACCGACTGGCTCGAACAGGCCTCGACGCCCGACCGGCTCGCGGGCAGCTATCCCTATCTCACCATGCTCGCGACCGCGACCTGCGGCTGGCTGATGGCGACCCAGCATCGGGCGGCGAAGACCGCGCTCGACGCGGGCGAAGGCGACACCGTCTTCCTTGAAGCGAAAATCGCCTCGACCCGCTTCTACCTCGAACAGATCGTCCCGGCGGCCGTCGGTCTCGCCGCCTCGGCGCTCGCCGGCGACGCGGCGCTCGCGCCGCTGCCGGCGATCGCCTGA
- a CDS encoding EAL domain-containing protein, with the protein MPKLGQKMIVSWRTLALSLLLSIIVGISGAGELPDRLIASLTSQFAYRNVSGDIVVVGVDDRTLGASRGGEFSRRDHAALIRAIDRAHAKRLFIDFDYQRPDDYGGLKSITAAVRAMGKRAVLGVPTRSVPGSDRVVTIFPDPSFGKQAAQASLAWEYQIWQVWDVPLMYDAEGRLLPSFAAVLANKSGDRPSVFRIDFSYRTDSIKQYSAIDVIRGKVGARELAGKDVIFAPTASRLSDGHYLPGHDLVPGAYIHLIAGETLRRGNPVNLSWSPALGFAVLMTMPLLLAGRSRRFSFVGLGVAAALIVAKAILSSQLVTISVGAGFFYLMVIGANVSRTRRRDSAQRENPISGLPNFEALRSQAPFGSATVIAAKVVNFEDLAAFIPGDGIGKLVEQVTRRLQLASQGTVLHHDLDGTFAWLVPYYQHSQIEGQLAGLAALFNAPLTIGELRVDVAIAFGVNDEFEGSNAQRLAAALVAAEKSIRTRSLWTKYTPRQKDDAGWQLSFHSQLEDALSGGDIWVAFQPQYAIATKELVGVEALARWTHPTRGPIPPDEFIVQAERSQDIYRLTLFVMDQAIRSAADLHQRGLDIHMSVNLSATLLDHSDLVGTIRVMLTAHHLPAEKLTIEITETAQIENSRQAKQTLAQLRRAGIRLSIDDYGTGQSNLEYLTEIEADEIKIDKRFVMTMRDSQRNLEVVKSTIDLAHRLGAVAVAEGIEDAPTLALLGQLGCDVGQGYLLGKPQLFTELVNSLSASPHSRTA; encoded by the coding sequence GTGCCCAAGCTCGGACAGAAGATGATCGTCAGCTGGCGTACGCTTGCGCTGTCGCTTCTGCTCAGCATCATCGTGGGCATCAGCGGCGCGGGCGAACTGCCCGATCGGCTGATCGCCAGCCTCACCAGCCAGTTCGCCTATCGCAACGTTTCGGGCGACATCGTCGTCGTCGGCGTCGACGACCGCACGCTTGGTGCCTCACGCGGCGGCGAATTCTCGCGGCGCGACCATGCCGCGCTGATCCGCGCGATCGACCGGGCGCACGCGAAACGGCTGTTCATCGATTTCGATTATCAGCGGCCCGACGATTATGGCGGCCTCAAAAGCATCACCGCCGCAGTACGCGCGATGGGCAAACGCGCCGTACTCGGCGTCCCGACGCGCTCGGTGCCCGGGTCCGATCGAGTCGTTACCATCTTTCCCGACCCGTCGTTCGGCAAGCAGGCTGCCCAGGCAAGCCTCGCGTGGGAATATCAGATCTGGCAGGTCTGGGACGTACCGCTGATGTACGATGCCGAGGGACGTCTATTGCCGAGCTTCGCCGCAGTGCTCGCCAACAAGTCGGGCGACCGGCCGAGCGTCTTCCGGATCGACTTTTCCTACCGCACAGACAGCATCAAGCAATATAGCGCAATCGACGTGATCCGCGGGAAAGTGGGCGCACGCGAACTCGCCGGCAAGGACGTGATCTTCGCGCCCACGGCCTCGCGACTCTCCGACGGCCATTATCTCCCGGGCCATGATCTGGTGCCGGGGGCCTATATTCATCTCATCGCGGGTGAGACGCTGCGCCGTGGCAATCCCGTCAATCTCAGCTGGTCGCCGGCGCTCGGCTTCGCCGTCCTCATGACAATGCCGCTGCTGCTCGCGGGCCGCAGCCGTCGCTTCAGCTTCGTCGGCCTCGGCGTAGCGGCGGCGCTCATCGTCGCAAAGGCGATACTTTCGTCGCAACTCGTCACCATCTCGGTGGGCGCGGGTTTCTTCTACCTCATGGTCATCGGCGCTAATGTCTCGCGCACGCGCCGCCGCGACTCCGCACAGCGCGAAAACCCCATCTCGGGCCTTCCCAATTTCGAGGCTTTGCGCAGTCAGGCCCCCTTCGGCAGCGCGACGGTCATCGCCGCCAAGGTCGTCAATTTCGAAGATCTCGCCGCCTTCATTCCCGGCGACGGCATCGGCAAGCTCGTCGAGCAGGTCACCCGCCGCCTCCAGCTCGCCTCGCAGGGCACGGTGCTGCATCATGACCTCGACGGCACCTTCGCCTGGCTCGTTCCCTATTATCAGCACAGCCAGATCGAGGGGCAGCTCGCGGGCCTTGCCGCGCTGTTCAACGCGCCGCTGACGATCGGCGAGCTTCGCGTCGACGTCGCCATCGCCTTCGGCGTCAACGACGAGTTCGAGGGCTCGAACGCCCAGCGCCTGGCCGCCGCGCTCGTCGCCGCCGAAAAGTCGATCCGCACCCGCTCGCTGTGGACCAAATATACGCCGCGGCAAAAGGACGATGCCGGCTGGCAATTGTCCTTCCATTCGCAGCTCGAGGATGCCCTGTCGGGCGGCGACATCTGGGTCGCTTTCCAGCCGCAATATGCGATCGCGACCAAGGAGCTCGTCGGGGTCGAGGCGCTTGCGCGCTGGACGCACCCGACGCGCGGCCCGATCCCACCCGACGAATTCATCGTCCAGGCCGAAAGGAGCCAGGACATCTATCGCCTCACGCTGTTCGTGATGGATCAGGCGATCCGCTCGGCGGCCGACCTTCACCAGCGCGGGCTTGATATCCATATGTCGGTCAACCTATCGGCAACCCTGCTCGACCACAGCGACCTCGTGGGGACGATCCGCGTGATGCTGACCGCGCATCACTTGCCTGCCGAGAAATTGACGATCGAGATCACCGAAACCGCGCAGATCGAAAACAGTCGTCAGGCGAAGCAAACGCTCGCACAGCTCCGCCGCGCCGGCATCCGCCTGTCGATCGACGATTATGGTACCGGCCAGTCGAATCTCGAATATCTGACCGAGATCGAAGCCGACGAAATCAAGATCGACAAGCGATTCGTGATGACGATGCGCGATTCGCAGCGGAACCTCGAAGTCGTCAAGTCGACGATCGATCTGGCGCACCGTCTGGGCGCCGTCGCGGTCGCCGAAGGCATCGAGGACGCGCCGACGCTCGCGCTTCTGGGCCAGTTGGGCTGCGATGTCGGTCAAGGATATCTGCTTGGAAAACCCCAGCTATTTACCGAATTGGTGAATAGCCTCTCCGCTTCCCCCCACAGCCGCACCGCCTGA
- a CDS encoding ribonucleoside-diphosphate reductase subunit alpha, whose translation MDFRETERVETSDVATMELAKTDAPAKGESGGESTPETTKLNDSGEPKVHARRFDVATDAGRDALLTDFGKETLRDRYLLPGESYQDLFARVASAYADDADHAQRLYDYISKLWFMPATPVLSNGGTGRGLPISCYLNSVDDSLEGIVGTWNENVWLASRGGGIGTYWGAVRGIGEPVGLNGKTSGIIPFVRVMDSLTLAISQGSLRRGSAACYLDISHPEIEEFLEVRKPSGDFNRKALNLHHGVLITDEFMEAVRDGKEFNLRSPKDQSVRGTVDARSLFQKLVETRLATGEPYIIFIDQVNRMMPKHHRDLGLKVSTSNLCSEITLPTGRDHLGNDRTAVCCLSSLNLETWDEWNGDKRFIEDVMRMLDNVLQDYIDRAPPEMARAKYSASRERSVGLGVMGFHSFLQARGLPFEGAMAKSSNLRVFKHIRAQVDQASMLLAKERGPCPDAADQGVMERFSCKMAIAPTASISIICGGTSACIEPIPANIYTHKTLSGSFSIRNPHLEALLVDKAKNSDAVWNSILERGGSVQHLDFLTQDEKDCYKTSFEIDQRWLLELAADRTPYIDQAASLNLFIPADVEKWDLLMLHYRAWELGIKSLYYLRSKSVQRAGFAGGVEADNTAEAPKYELSAESTDYDECLACQ comes from the coding sequence ATGGATTTTCGCGAGACGGAACGGGTGGAGACGAGCGACGTGGCGACGATGGAACTGGCAAAGACGGACGCTCCGGCGAAGGGCGAATCGGGGGGCGAATCGACCCCCGAGACCACCAAGCTGAACGACAGCGGCGAGCCCAAGGTTCACGCGCGCCGATTCGACGTCGCGACCGACGCCGGCCGCGACGCGCTGCTCACCGATTTCGGCAAGGAAACGTTGCGCGACCGCTACCTCCTCCCCGGCGAATCGTACCAGGATCTCTTTGCGCGCGTCGCCTCGGCCTATGCCGACGACGCCGACCACGCCCAGCGCCTCTACGACTATATCTCGAAGCTCTGGTTCATGCCCGCGACCCCGGTGCTCTCGAACGGCGGAACCGGTCGCGGCCTGCCCATCTCCTGCTACCTCAACTCGGTCGACGACAGCCTCGAAGGCATCGTCGGCACCTGGAACGAGAATGTCTGGCTCGCCAGCCGCGGCGGCGGCATCGGCACCTATTGGGGCGCGGTGCGCGGCATCGGCGAACCCGTCGGCCTCAATGGCAAGACCAGCGGCATCATCCCCTTCGTCCGGGTGATGGACAGCCTGACCCTCGCGATTTCGCAGGGCTCGCTCCGCCGCGGCTCGGCCGCCTGCTATCTCGACATCTCGCACCCCGAGATCGAGGAGTTCCTCGAGGTCCGCAAGCCCTCGGGCGACTTCAACCGCAAGGCGCTGAACCTCCACCACGGCGTGCTGATCACCGACGAGTTCATGGAGGCCGTCCGCGACGGCAAGGAATTCAACCTGCGCAGCCCCAAGGATCAGAGCGTCCGCGGCACCGTCGACGCGCGCAGCCTGTTCCAGAAGCTCGTCGAAACGCGGCTCGCCACCGGCGAACCCTACATCATCTTCATCGACCAGGTGAACCGCATGATGCCCAAGCATCATCGCGACCTCGGGCTCAAGGTCTCGACCTCGAACCTCTGCTCGGAAATCACCCTGCCGACCGGCCGCGACCATCTCGGCAACGACCGCACCGCGGTCTGCTGCCTCTCGTCCTTGAACCTCGAAACCTGGGACGAGTGGAACGGCGACAAGCGCTTCATCGAGGACGTGATGCGCATGCTCGACAATGTCCTGCAGGACTATATCGACCGCGCCCCGCCCGAAATGGCGCGCGCCAAATATAGCGCGAGCCGCGAACGCTCGGTCGGCCTCGGCGTGATGGGCTTCCACAGCTTCCTTCAGGCGCGCGGCCTGCCGTTCGAGGGCGCGATGGCGAAGTCGTCGAACCTGCGCGTCTTCAAGCATATCCGCGCGCAGGTCGATCAGGCGTCGATGCTGCTCGCCAAGGAACGCGGCCCCTGCCCCGACGCCGCCGATCAGGGCGTGATGGAGCGCTTTAGCTGCAAGATGGCGATCGCACCGACCGCGTCGATCAGCATCATCTGCGGCGGCACCAGCGCCTGCATCGAGCCGATCCCCGCGAACATCTACACCCACAAGACGCTGTCGGGCAGCTTCTCGATCCGCAACCCGCACCTCGAGGCTTTGCTCGTCGACAAGGCGAAGAACAGCGACGCGGTCTGGAACTCGATCCTCGAACGCGGCGGCAGCGTCCAGCACCTCGACTTCCTGACCCAGGACGAGAAGGATTGCTACAAGACCAGCTTCGAGATCGACCAGCGCTGGCTGCTCGAACTCGCCGCCGACCGCACCCCCTATATCGATCAGGCGGCGTCGCTGAACCTGTTCATCCCGGCGGACGTCGAGAAATGGGATCTGCTCATGCTCCACTATCGCGCGTGGGAACTCGGCATCAAATCGCTCTACTATCTCCGCTCGAAATCGGTGCAGCGCGCCGGCTTCGCGGGCGGGGTCGAGGCCGACAACACCGCCGAGGCGCCGAAATACGAACTCAGCGCCGAGAGCACCGATTACGACGAGTGTCTGGCCTGCCAGTAG
- a CDS encoding ribonucleotide-diphosphate reductase subunit beta codes for MSLLEARKTYKPFEYPWAFEFWKRQQQIHWVPEEVPLGEDCRDWAQKISDHERNLLTQIFRFFTQADIEVQDCYHEKYGRVFKPTEIKMMLTAFSNMETVHIAAYSHLLDTIGMPESEYGMFLEYDEMRAKHDYMGTFGVESDEDIARTLAMFGGFTEGLQLFASFAMLMNFPRFNKMKGMGQIVSWSIRDESLHCEGIIKLFHTFTKERDCLTKAVKEDIIDTCQKTVRLEDAFIDLAFEQGPVPGMTPKEIKRYIRYIADWRLGQLGFQPIYMIDEHPLPWLAPLLNGVEHANFFETRATEYSKGATRGDWNTVWTSFDSRKKAKSNDDAAPVNDAESDGEDMFKAAGIAAE; via the coding sequence ATGTCGCTGCTAGAAGCCCGCAAGACCTACAAACCCTTCGAATATCCTTGGGCGTTCGAGTTCTGGAAGCGCCAGCAGCAGATCCACTGGGTGCCGGAGGAAGTGCCGCTGGGCGAGGATTGCCGCGACTGGGCGCAAAAGATCAGCGACCATGAACGCAACCTGCTCACCCAGATTTTCCGCTTCTTCACCCAGGCCGATATCGAGGTGCAGGATTGCTACCACGAAAAATACGGCCGCGTGTTCAAGCCGACCGAGATCAAGATGATGCTGACCGCGTTCAGCAACATGGAAACGGTGCATATCGCGGCGTACAGCCACCTGCTCGACACGATCGGCATGCCCGAGAGCGAATATGGCATGTTCCTCGAATATGACGAGATGCGCGCCAAGCACGACTATATGGGCACTTTCGGGGTCGAGAGCGACGAGGATATCGCGCGCACCCTCGCGATGTTCGGCGGCTTCACCGAAGGCTTGCAGCTCTTCGCCAGCTTCGCGATGCTGATGAACTTCCCGCGCTTCAACAAGATGAAGGGCATGGGTCAGATCGTCAGCTGGTCGATCCGCGACGAAAGCCTCCACTGCGAAGGCATCATCAAGCTGTTCCACACTTTCACCAAGGAACGCGACTGCCTGACCAAGGCGGTGAAGGAAGACATCATCGACACCTGCCAGAAGACGGTGCGGCTCGAGGATGCGTTCATCGACCTCGCCTTCGAACAGGGCCCCGTCCCCGGCATGACGCCGAAAGAGATCAAGCGCTACATCCGCTACATCGCCGACTGGCGCCTCGGGCAGCTCGGTTTCCAGCCGATCTACATGATCGACGAACATCCGCTCCCCTGGCTCGCCCCGCTGCTCAACGGCGTCGAGCACGCCAACTTCTTCGAAACCCGCGCGACCGAGTACAGCAAGGGCGCGACGCGCGGCGACTGGAACACGGTGTGGACCAGCTTCGACAGCCGCAAGAAGGCCAAGAGCAACGACGACGCCGCGCCGGTCAACGACGCCGAAAGCGACGGCGAGGACATGTTCAAGGCTGCCGGCATCGCCGCGGAATAA
- a CDS encoding DUF4145 domain-containing protein, with protein sequence MKTQFCYNCPHCRTKGAGFSIRFQWQERDTRNAQFLAVCGVCNRGITVHSQALNSQHIDLIANRVEYPGNNYIISAVWPSFKSDIPDGVPENIGGFYDQGLRNLYEKRWDAAGAMFRKTLDIATKILDPQNSKDTLFARINKLVESGTLTQSMGDWSHEIRIDGNDAVHDEEPETLDDATSAQKFTEAFLIYAFSLPKMVEINRQKRSTE encoded by the coding sequence ATGAAGACTCAGTTTTGCTATAACTGCCCCCATTGCCGAACCAAGGGCGCTGGATTTTCAATACGCTTCCAGTGGCAAGAACGCGACACGCGTAACGCTCAATTTCTCGCCGTATGTGGCGTCTGCAATCGAGGCATTACCGTCCATTCGCAAGCCCTGAACAGTCAACATATTGATCTCATAGCGAATAGGGTCGAGTACCCGGGGAACAATTATATCATCTCAGCAGTATGGCCGAGTTTCAAATCTGACATCCCTGACGGAGTTCCAGAAAACATTGGCGGATTCTACGACCAAGGCTTGAGAAATTTGTACGAAAAGAGGTGGGATGCTGCTGGCGCGATGTTTCGTAAAACACTAGATATCGCAACGAAGATTCTTGATCCGCAAAACTCGAAAGATACCCTCTTCGCAAGAATAAACAAACTCGTAGAAAGCGGAACACTGACCCAATCCATGGGCGACTGGTCACATGAAATAAGAATAGACGGAAACGACGCCGTACACGACGAAGAACCAGAGACTCTGGATGACGCCACATCTGCACAGAAATTTACGGAAGCATTTCTGATTTACGCATTTTCTCTTCCTAAAATGGTTGAGATAAATCGGCAGAAGAGATCAACGGAATGA
- a CDS encoding GIY-YIG nuclease family protein, translating into MHADFQPCAYIMASARHGTLYTGVTSHLIQRICQHRDGSFDGFTKRYGVKTLVWFELAGTMHVAITREKQIKNWQRKWKIELIEKTNPGWRDLAEELGLPPLGR; encoded by the coding sequence ATGCACGCCGACTTTCAGCCCTGCGCCTATATCATGGCCAGCGCGCGGCACGGCACGCTCTACACCGGCGTCACCTCACACCTGATCCAGCGCATCTGCCAGCACCGCGACGGCAGCTTCGATGGCTTCACCAAACGCTATGGCGTCAAAACGCTGGTCTGGTTCGAACTCGCGGGAACGATGCACGTCGCGATTACGCGCGAGAAGCAGATCAAGAATTGGCAGCGCAAGTGGAAGATCGAACTGATCGAGAAGACGAACCCCGGTTGGCGCGATCTGGCGGAGGAACTGGGTCTGCCACCGTTGGGCAGGTGA
- a CDS encoding DUF2171 domain-containing protein has product MAEHDHSAIKEHMNVIGADGVHIGTVDHLDGERIKMTKADSGDGKHHYLPAGLVAAVEGDTVRLSANAANAVDLFEEAE; this is encoded by the coding sequence ATGGCCGAGCATGATCACAGCGCGATCAAGGAACATATGAACGTCATCGGCGCCGACGGCGTCCACATCGGCACCGTCGATCATCTCGATGGCGAGCGGATCAAGATGACCAAGGCCGACAGCGGCGACGGCAAGCATCATTATCTGCCCGCCGGGCTCGTCGCGGCGGTCGAAGGCGACACGGTGCGCCTGTCGGCGAACGCGGCCAATGCGGTCGACCTGTTCGAGGAAGCTGAATAG
- a CDS encoding thermonuclease family protein — MAVLAAPSAPAHDGLSARFGFCRTGGGRNCVVDGDTFWFEGEKYRIADIDTPETHPPRCAEEAALGKAATERLQRWLNDGAFSLESIDRDTDRYGRKLRVVTRGGASVGDALVGAGLARRWEGHRRPWC; from the coding sequence ATGGCTGTTCTTGCTGCCCCCTCCGCCCCTGCTCATGACGGCCTGTCGGCGCGCTTCGGCTTCTGCCGCACGGGCGGCGGACGGAACTGTGTCGTTGATGGCGACACCTTCTGGTTCGAGGGCGAGAAATATCGCATCGCCGACATCGACACCCCTGAAACCCATCCGCCGCGCTGCGCCGAGGAGGCGGCGCTCGGCAAGGCAGCAACCGAGCGGCTGCAGCGCTGGCTGAATGACGGTGCGTTCAGCCTGGAGAGCATCGACCGCGATACCGATCGCTATGGCCGCAAGCTGCGCGTCGTGACGCGCGGCGGTGCGAGCGTCGGCGATGCGCTGGTTGGCGCGGGACTTGCGCGGCGCTGGGAAGGTCATCGGCGCCCCTGGTGCTGA
- a CDS encoding DsbA family oxidoreductase — protein sequence MTGLPRLSIDIVSDVMCPWCIVGWLKFEKVMAHFAGRLDFRVQWHPFELNPDMPPEGEDAASHVMRKYGISAEQSRANSGRMAAVAADLGFAFNRGPGFRMRNSFDAHRLLSWAGALEEPEQAAATGVQTALKLALFRAHFTDNRDVSDPAVLADIAASVGLDQGRAAALLAGDDYGEMVRTEEAYWADRNVTGVPAFILGGRMLVPGAQDPEVFIRVIETKVLAAAA from the coding sequence GTGACCGGTCTGCCGCGCCTTTCGATCGACATCGTCTCCGACGTGATGTGCCCCTGGTGCATCGTCGGCTGGCTGAAGTTCGAGAAGGTGATGGCGCATTTCGCGGGGCGGCTGGACTTTCGCGTCCAGTGGCACCCCTTCGAGCTCAACCCCGATATGCCGCCTGAAGGCGAAGACGCCGCGAGCCATGTGATGCGCAAATATGGCATCAGCGCGGAACAGAGCCGCGCGAACAGCGGCAGGATGGCGGCGGTCGCGGCCGACCTGGGGTTCGCCTTCAATCGCGGACCCGGTTTCCGGATGCGCAACAGCTTCGACGCGCACCGCCTGCTGAGCTGGGCGGGGGCGCTCGAGGAGCCCGAGCAGGCCGCGGCGACGGGCGTACAGACCGCGCTCAAGCTGGCGCTGTTCCGTGCTCATTTCACCGACAATCGCGATGTGAGCGATCCCGCGGTGCTCGCCGATATCGCGGCGTCGGTGGGGCTCGACCAGGGCCGCGCGGCGGCTCTGCTCGCCGGTGACGACTATGGCGAAATGGTGCGTACCGAGGAGGCCTATTGGGCCGACCGGAACGTGACGGGGGTTCCGGCCTTCATTCTGGGCGGGCGGATGCTCGTCCCCGGTGCGCAGGATCCCGAGGTCTTCATTCGCGTGATCGAAACCAAGGTGCTGGCAGCCGCCGCCTGA
- the mnmA gene encoding tRNA 2-thiouridine(34) synthase MnmA: MIETISPPAGAVRADFQLAEPLKDRRVVVAMSGGVDSSVVAALAARSGAEVIGVTLQLYDHGAKAKRVGACCAGQDIRDARAVADRLGFAHHVHDHESRFRDTVIDQFADEYLAGRTPIPCVRCNMGVKFTDLFQLAKDLGADCLATGHYVRRVMGSAGAELHRAVDPARDQSYFLFATTQEQLDFLRFPLGGLEKSVVREIARDLGLGVAGKPDSQDICFVPDGDYATLVKKLRPEADDQGEIVHVDGRILGAHRGLIHYTVGQRRGIEIGGQAEPLYVVRLDAEKKHVIVGPRRALAVSGARLGEANWLDAVEGRSVLAKVRSMAKPVPARIEADRLVFASPEYGVAPGQAAVLYDAADESRVLGGGWIEETFPAE, encoded by the coding sequence ATGATCGAGACGATTTCTCCCCCCGCCGGCGCTGTTCGCGCCGACTTTCAGCTTGCCGAGCCGCTGAAGGACCGGCGAGTCGTCGTCGCGATGTCGGGCGGTGTCGATTCGAGCGTGGTCGCCGCGCTCGCCGCGCGGTCGGGCGCCGAGGTGATCGGCGTGACGCTTCAGCTCTATGACCATGGCGCCAAAGCGAAGCGCGTCGGCGCCTGCTGCGCGGGGCAGGATATCCGCGATGCGCGCGCGGTCGCCGACCGGCTGGGCTTTGCGCACCATGTCCACGATCATGAAAGCCGATTCCGCGACACGGTGATCGACCAGTTCGCCGACGAATATCTGGCGGGCCGGACGCCGATTCCGTGCGTGCGCTGCAACATGGGGGTGAAGTTCACCGATTTGTTCCAGCTCGCGAAGGATCTGGGCGCCGACTGCCTGGCGACCGGCCATTATGTCCGCCGCGTGATGGGCTCCGCGGGCGCCGAGCTCCACCGCGCGGTCGATCCGGCGCGCGACCAGAGCTATTTCCTGTTCGCGACGACGCAGGAACAGCTCGACTTCCTGCGCTTCCCGCTCGGCGGCCTCGAAAAGAGCGTGGTGCGCGAGATCGCGCGCGACCTGGGCCTCGGCGTCGCGGGCAAGCCCGACAGCCAGGACATCTGCTTCGTTCCCGACGGCGATTATGCGACGCTGGTGAAAAAGCTGCGCCCCGAAGCCGACGATCAGGGCGAGATCGTCCATGTCGACGGCCGCATCCTCGGCGCGCATCGCGGTCTTATCCATTATACGGTCGGCCAACGGCGCGGGATCGAGATCGGCGGGCAGGCCGAACCGCTCTATGTCGTCCGCCTTGATGCCGAAAAGAAGCACGTTATCGTCGGGCCGCGCCGCGCGCTCGCGGTGTCGGGGGCGCGGCTCGGCGAGGCGAACTGGCTGGATGCGGTCGAGGGACGGTCGGTGCTCGCCAAGGTGCGCAGCATGGCAAAGCCGGTGCCCGCGCGCATCGAAGCCGACCGGCTGGTCTTCGCCTCCCCCGAATATGGCGTCGCGCCGGGGCAGGCGGCGGTGCTCTATGACGCCGCCGACGAAAGCCGCGTGCTTGGCGGCGGCTGGATCGAAGAAACCTTTCCCGCGGAATAG